A genomic region of Candidatus Poribacteria bacterium contains the following coding sequences:
- the arc gene encoding proteasome ATPase, with product MAIKRGNSEDAFEDQKTLDVVWYQQQMRALQGTIDMLEGELESMRQQQRVVHVKELETQLYETQRELMAAERRNKRLMSTLQEAKEKLQILKEKVAQLSAPPNNYGVFLGANQDGTVDIDISGRKWRVNIDPALKGKTLAVGQEVIVNSGMNVVAIKSAERHGDVVKIKERIEDELAIVSLRTDEERVVRIAESLKEEPLKTGDNVLLNHTTSMLMEKLPKREVEDLLLEEVPDIGYADIGGLDTQIEAIRDAIELPYLYPKEYEEFNLSPPKGVLLYGPPGCGKTLIARAVASSIAERVRKESGNDEVRGYFINIKGPELLNKYVGETERKIREVFQKARDKSREGFPVIIFFDEMDSLFRSRGMGISSDMESTLVPQFLSEIDGVENLRDVIVIGASNRQDLLDPAVLRPGRLDVKIKIDRPNSEGAKDIFAIYLTPDLPFAEKVCQQFQGDTQAIADHFVDEAVREMYATTDENRFIEVTYARGERETLFFKDFVSGAMIENIVSRAKKAAIKRFIGSDGADKGMCLDDLKAAIREEYHENEDLPNTTNPDDWAKISGRKGEKIVNIRALTNEPTREKKQDVRVTRGGTFL from the coding sequence ATGGCTATCAAAAGAGGAAATTCCGAGGATGCCTTTGAGGACCAAAAGACACTTGATGTCGTTTGGTATCAACAGCAGATGCGTGCCCTTCAAGGGACAATTGACATGCTTGAAGGGGAACTCGAAAGCATGCGGCAGCAGCAGCGGGTTGTCCATGTCAAGGAGCTTGAAACGCAGCTCTATGAGACACAGCGTGAGTTGATGGCGGCGGAACGACGCAACAAGCGGTTGATGAGCACCTTGCAGGAAGCGAAGGAGAAGCTGCAAATCCTGAAGGAAAAAGTTGCTCAACTCAGCGCGCCTCCCAATAATTACGGAGTCTTCCTCGGCGCGAATCAAGATGGTACTGTCGATATTGACATCAGCGGCAGAAAATGGCGCGTCAATATCGATCCAGCACTCAAGGGTAAAACCCTTGCGGTGGGACAAGAGGTCATTGTCAATAGCGGAATGAACGTTGTTGCCATCAAAAGTGCTGAGAGACACGGGGATGTCGTGAAAATTAAAGAGCGCATTGAAGATGAACTCGCTATTGTCAGCCTCCGCACCGATGAAGAGCGCGTTGTCAGAATAGCCGAATCTCTCAAAGAGGAGCCCCTGAAAACTGGTGATAATGTACTCCTCAACCATACGACAAGCATGCTCATGGAAAAGCTTCCCAAACGGGAAGTGGAAGACTTGCTGCTTGAGGAGGTACCCGATATCGGTTACGCCGACATCGGTGGACTTGATACACAAATAGAAGCGATTCGTGACGCAATTGAGCTGCCGTACCTCTATCCGAAGGAGTACGAAGAGTTTAACCTCTCACCGCCGAAAGGCGTTCTACTGTATGGTCCCCCTGGATGTGGTAAAACCTTGATCGCCCGAGCTGTTGCAAGTAGTATAGCCGAGCGCGTACGAAAAGAGAGCGGCAATGATGAGGTTCGCGGGTATTTCATCAATATTAAGGGGCCTGAGCTTTTAAATAAATACGTCGGCGAAACCGAACGTAAGATCCGAGAAGTTTTCCAAAAAGCGCGCGATAAATCGAGAGAAGGGTTTCCTGTTATCATCTTTTTCGATGAAATGGACTCCCTCTTCCGTTCGAGAGGTATGGGAATCTCATCGGATATGGAATCGACGCTCGTGCCACAGTTTCTCTCCGAAATTGATGGCGTTGAGAACTTACGCGATGTCATTGTCATTGGCGCGAGCAATCGGCAAGATCTCCTTGACCCGGCGGTTTTGCGTCCCGGTAGGCTTGATGTTAAAATTAAAATTGATCGGCCCAACTCAGAGGGTGCTAAAGACATCTTCGCAATATATCTAACACCGGATCTTCCGTTCGCTGAAAAGGTTTGTCAACAGTTTCAGGGAGATACACAGGCGATCGCGGACCACTTCGTTGATGAAGCTGTCCGTGAGATGTACGCCACCACAGATGAAAATCGGTTTATTGAGGTGACATACGCCCGTGGCGAACGCGAAACGCTCTTTTTTAAAGATTTTGTTAGTGGCGCAATGATCGAAAACATTGTTTCACGTGCCAAGAAAGCAGCGATCAAACGCTTTATCGGTTCCGATGGAGCAGACAAAGGGATGTGTCTTGACGATCTCAAGGCAGCTATCAGGGAAGAGTATCACGAAAATGAGGATCTGCCGAACACGACGAATCCTGACGATTGGGCAAAAATTTCAGGGCGGAAGGGCGAAAAGATCGTTAATATTCGTGCCTTGACTAATGAACCCACACGCGAGAAAAAACAGGATGTCCGGGTCACCCGAGGCGGAACTTTTCTTTAA
- the dop gene encoding depupylase/deamidase Dop, which translates to MGTETEYGISVKNAREQDPVAASTLVVNAYKTCRGDVPSTATSVTWDYDQESPLMDARGFLAETETPISEADTSSAVNDILINGGRYYVDHAHPEYCTPECANARDLLLYEKAGELILEVSRLAAERLLLDNQEIIIYKNNTDYKGHSYGAHENYLMSRKVPFDTIVDGLMPFLVTRIIITGSGKVGAENGSEETDYQISQRADFFEKEVGLSTMVNRPLINTRDEPHADDKLYRRLHVIVGDSNMSEFSIYLKAGITSIALQLIEKGVIGKKFSLKDPVAAIKCISRDLSCKEEIELADGKQWSPIEVQRAYLKLAQEHLTPEERTPIVEDVLKKWQFVLDNLEIDPGRLSRYLDWIIKKKLLDAYRKRHEYQWDDAHVRMLDLQYHDIRPDKGLYIRLLKNGHVKRLLNHEEIVHAMHYPPVDTRAYFRGTCLRRFPKHIYSASWNSMIFIGKSGGLDKIMMDRPHFGTQKIVGELLNNCTAEELVKKIRGDASG; encoded by the coding sequence ATGGGAACAGAGACTGAGTACGGCATCTCAGTCAAAAATGCACGTGAGCAAGACCCGGTCGCTGCCTCTACTTTGGTAGTCAACGCTTATAAGACTTGTAGAGGAGATGTTCCGAGTACGGCTACTTCTGTCACATGGGATTACGATCAGGAAAGTCCGTTGATGGATGCCCGCGGGTTTCTCGCAGAGACAGAAACACCTATCTCCGAGGCAGACACGAGCAGTGCTGTTAATGACATCCTAATCAACGGTGGTCGTTATTACGTCGATCACGCGCACCCTGAGTATTGTACACCAGAATGCGCGAACGCACGCGATCTGCTCCTATATGAAAAAGCAGGCGAATTAATATTAGAAGTCAGTAGGCTCGCAGCGGAACGGCTACTCCTTGACAATCAAGAGATTATCATATATAAAAACAACACCGATTACAAGGGGCATAGTTACGGGGCACATGAAAACTATCTCATGTCCCGTAAAGTACCGTTTGATACTATCGTTGATGGGTTAATGCCTTTCCTTGTTACTCGGATTATTATCACGGGGAGCGGCAAAGTCGGTGCGGAGAATGGGAGCGAGGAGACGGATTATCAAATCTCTCAACGCGCGGATTTCTTTGAAAAAGAGGTCGGGCTTAGCACTATGGTGAACCGCCCGCTGATTAACACGCGTGATGAACCGCATGCTGATGACAAGCTCTATCGACGTTTACACGTTATCGTCGGTGACTCAAACATGTCTGAATTCAGCATCTATCTCAAAGCGGGCATCACTTCTATCGCGCTCCAGTTAATCGAGAAAGGTGTTATCGGAAAAAAATTCAGTTTGAAGGATCCTGTCGCGGCGATAAAGTGTATCTCGCGCGATCTCTCTTGTAAGGAAGAGATCGAACTCGCGGATGGAAAGCAGTGGTCACCGATAGAAGTGCAACGCGCGTATCTCAAGTTGGCGCAGGAACACCTCACACCTGAGGAGCGCACCCCTATCGTTGAAGATGTCCTCAAGAAATGGCAATTCGTGCTGGATAATTTAGAAATAGACCCGGGGCGGTTGAGTCGCTATCTCGACTGGATTATCAAAAAGAAGTTGCTTGATGCATACCGAAAACGACACGAATATCAGTGGGACGACGCACATGTTCGTATGCTTGATCTCCAGTATCATGATATTCGTCCCGACAAAGGACTCTATATCAGGCTACTCAAGAACGGACATGTTAAACGCTTACTCAACCATGAAGAAATTGTGCACGCAATGCACTATCCACCTGTAGACACACGTGCCTATTTTCGTGGCACCTGTTTACGGAGATTTCCAAAGCATATTTACAGTGCAAGTTGGAATTCAATGATTTTTATCGGTAAATCGGGGGGACTTGACAAAATTATGATGGATCGTCCCCACTTCGGGACACAAAAGATTGTTGGCGAACTGTTGAACAACTGTACAGCAGAGGAACTCGTTAAGAAAATTCGAGGCGATGCCTCAGGATAG
- a CDS encoding ubiquitin-like protein Pup, with product MSTEKQQEHLNRHVDETEEIQPDVGNGEMDEEFVEDLDTLLDEIDEILEEDSQEFVENYIQRGGQ from the coding sequence ATGTCGACTGAAAAACAACAAGAACACCTCAACCGTCATGTCGATGAAACCGAAGAGATCCAACCCGATGTTGGAAATGGCGAAATGGATGAGGAGTTCGTTGAAGACTTAGACACACTTCTTGATGAAATCGATGAGATTTTGGAAGAAGATTCACAGGAATTTGTCGAGAACTATATTCAGCGGGGAGGGCAGTAG
- the prcB gene encoding proteasome subunit beta: MLDLSDYGTSDFFQILKRRHPELLATLNSSDVASGGHVTESSFRPYEGTTVLAVVYDAGVVMAGDRQATEGYQVGERRIQKIYPVDRHSAIAVAGAAGPCIEMAKLFQVEVEFYEKTEGVNLSLEGQANFLSHLVRSNLGLAMQGLIVLPLFAGYDLKQQRGRIFKYDAIGGRYEENDYYAIGSGGKDARTTLKKRYTPEIDRQDALAIVAEAIWDAADEDIATGGPDLIRKIFPTLYTVTEEGVAEVPETTVEALYRELISRL; encoded by the coding sequence GTGCTTGACCTCAGTGATTATGGCACCTCCGACTTCTTCCAAATCCTCAAGCGTCGCCACCCCGAATTACTCGCGACGCTTAATTCTTCTGATGTCGCCTCAGGTGGACACGTAACGGAGTCATCATTCCGTCCTTACGAAGGCACAACCGTCCTCGCTGTCGTCTATGATGCCGGGGTTGTTATGGCAGGTGACCGACAGGCAACAGAGGGTTATCAGGTCGGCGAGCGGCGAATTCAGAAAATCTATCCAGTTGATCGGCATTCCGCAATTGCTGTTGCGGGTGCCGCCGGTCCCTGCATTGAAATGGCAAAGCTCTTTCAAGTGGAGGTTGAATTTTACGAGAAGACGGAAGGCGTGAACCTTAGTCTCGAAGGACAGGCGAACTTCCTTTCACATCTGGTACGTTCAAACCTCGGACTTGCAATGCAAGGGTTAATCGTTTTACCGCTCTTTGCCGGTTATGATCTAAAGCAGCAGCGCGGTAGGATTTTTAAATATGATGCTATCGGCGGGCGTTATGAAGAAAACGATTATTACGCAATCGGTTCCGGCGGAAAAGATGCTCGTACGACACTTAAAAAACGCTACACACCAGAGATTGACCGTCAAGATGCCTTAGCAATCGTCGCTGAAGCCATCTGGGATGCTGCCGATGAAGATATAGCAACTGGCGGGCCCGATCTTATCCGGAAAATTTTTCCAACGCTTTACACTGTTACTGAAGAAGGAGTCGCCGAAGTTCCTGAGACGACTGTTGAGGCACTCTATCGCGAGCTTATCTCGCGTCTATAG